In Dysgonomonadaceae bacterium zrk40, one genomic interval encodes:
- the alaS gene encoding alanine--tRNA ligase, producing MITSKEIRQSFKDFFQSKQHQIVPSAPMVIKDDPTLMFTNAGMNQFKDIILGNAPVKYPRVADSQKCLRVSGKHNDLEEVGHDTYHHTMFEMLGNWSFGDYFKKEAISWAWEYLTEVLKLDKERLYVTVFEGSKEEGLERDDEAASYWEAFLPNERIINGNKKDNFWEMGDTGPCGPCSEIHIDIRPESEREKVSGLALVNQSHPQVIEIWNLVFMQYNRKADGTLEPLPAKVIDTGMGFERLCMAVQGKLSNYDTDLFQPIVQRIAEITSHPYGEDVRKDIAMRVVADHLRTIAFSVTDGQLPSNARAGYVIRRILRRAVRYGYTFLGMHESFIYRLLPTLIDVMGEAYPELQAQQTLIEKVIKEEEESFLRTLETGIKMLEKSIPETKVEYLSGEVAFQLYDTYGFPVDLTELILREHDMRVDLAGFDAEMQKQKQRARNAAATETGDWTRLHEGDPTFVGYDEMESSTRILRYRAVKQKNKQYYQLVLSRSPFYAEMGGQVGDSGRLTAADGSEWIPILDTKRENNLAVHLTDRLPANPDAEFIARIDEEKRIATECNHTATHLMHEALCEVLGSHVEQKGSYVSSDLLRFDFSHFQKMTPEEIRAVERKVTAAIRGDYPIEEHRNVPIEEAKAEGAMALFGEKYGEVVRTVRFGSSIELCGGTHISSTGRIGTFRIVSESAIAAGVRRIEAVTAKGCEEYLYAKEDAILEIKNMLNNVPDIMQGVQRLMSENDEMKKQVQEFLKEKSEQLRQRIIEKRVELDGITLFRVELPVGMPDVVKDIAFQLKAQFPEKMLFVAGVQLNGKPSLTVMLSDDLVAKGLHAGNMVREAAKLIQGGGGGQPHFATAGGKNSDGLHAAVDAIVQKVTQS from the coding sequence ATGATCACGTCGAAAGAAATCCGCCAGTCGTTCAAAGATTTTTTCCAATCGAAGCAGCACCAGATCGTGCCATCGGCACCCATGGTCATCAAGGATGACCCCACGTTGATGTTTACCAATGCCGGTATGAACCAGTTCAAGGATATCATCCTGGGAAACGCCCCGGTCAAGTACCCACGGGTAGCCGACTCTCAGAAGTGCCTTCGTGTGAGCGGTAAGCACAACGACCTGGAGGAGGTGGGACATGACACTTACCACCACACGATGTTCGAAATGCTGGGCAACTGGTCCTTTGGCGACTACTTCAAGAAGGAGGCCATCAGCTGGGCCTGGGAGTATCTCACCGAGGTGCTGAAACTCGACAAGGAGCGACTCTACGTGACCGTCTTCGAGGGTTCAAAGGAAGAGGGACTGGAGCGTGACGATGAGGCTGCTTCTTACTGGGAAGCATTTTTGCCGAATGAACGGATCATCAACGGCAACAAGAAAGACAACTTCTGGGAGATGGGAGATACCGGTCCCTGTGGTCCCTGTTCCGAGATCCACATCGATATCCGTCCAGAAAGTGAGCGTGAGAAGGTGAGCGGACTGGCGCTGGTGAACCAGAGCCATCCCCAGGTCATCGAGATCTGGAACCTCGTCTTCATGCAATACAACCGCAAGGCGGACGGCACTTTGGAGCCGCTCCCTGCGAAGGTGATTGACACCGGCATGGGTTTCGAGCGGCTCTGCATGGCGGTACAGGGAAAGCTCTCCAACTATGACACAGACCTGTTTCAGCCCATCGTTCAGAGGATTGCGGAGATCACCTCCCATCCCTATGGTGAGGACGTCAGGAAGGATATCGCCATGCGGGTCGTTGCCGACCACCTGCGTACCATCGCCTTCTCTGTGACCGACGGACAATTACCTTCCAACGCCCGTGCGGGCTATGTAATCCGTCGCATTCTTCGTCGTGCTGTACGCTACGGTTACACCTTCCTGGGGATGCATGAGTCGTTCATCTACCGCTTACTGCCCACCCTGATCGATGTGATGGGCGAAGCCTACCCCGAGCTGCAGGCACAGCAAACACTGATTGAGAAGGTAATCAAGGAGGAGGAGGAGTCGTTCCTCCGAACCCTGGAGACCGGCATCAAAATGCTGGAGAAGAGCATCCCGGAAACCAAAGTTGAGTACCTCAGTGGCGAAGTCGCTTTCCAGCTTTACGACACCTATGGTTTTCCTGTCGACCTGACAGAGTTAATCTTGCGGGAGCATGACATGCGGGTCGACCTGGCCGGCTTCGACGCCGAGATGCAGAAGCAGAAACAAAGGGCGCGCAATGCTGCCGCAACGGAAACAGGCGACTGGACAAGGCTGCACGAGGGTGATCCAACTTTTGTGGGTTACGACGAGATGGAAAGCAGCACCCGCATTCTTCGCTATCGTGCCGTAAAGCAGAAGAACAAACAATATTATCAACTGGTGCTTTCCCGTTCACCCTTCTATGCCGAAATGGGTGGACAGGTGGGCGACAGCGGCCGCCTCACAGCTGCTGATGGCAGCGAATGGATCCCCATCTTAGACACCAAGCGGGAGAATAACCTGGCGGTGCACCTCACCGACAGGCTCCCCGCAAATCCGGATGCGGAGTTCATAGCCCGTATCGATGAGGAAAAACGCATTGCCACCGAGTGCAACCATACTGCCACCCACCTGATGCATGAGGCATTGTGTGAGGTGCTGGGCAGCCATGTGGAGCAAAAAGGGTCTTATGTTTCATCTGATCTATTGCGGTTCGACTTCTCCCACTTCCAGAAGATGACACCGGAGGAGATCCGTGCGGTGGAGAGAAAGGTCACCGCTGCCATCAGGGGCGACTATCCAATAGAGGAACATCGCAATGTGCCGATTGAAGAGGCTAAAGCAGAGGGAGCGATGGCGCTCTTCGGAGAGAAGTATGGCGAGGTGGTTCGTACCGTTCGATTTGGCTCTTCCATTGAGTTATGCGGAGGGACACACATCTCCTCTACCGGCCGCATCGGGACCTTCCGCATCGTGAGCGAGAGTGCCATCGCTGCAGGTGTGCGCCGCATCGAGGCGGTCACCGCAAAAGGATGTGAGGAGTACCTCTATGCCAAGGAGGATGCGATCCTGGAGATCAAAAACATGCTCAACAACGTGCCTGATATTATGCAGGGGGTACAACGCCTCATGTCGGAGAACGATGAGATGAAGAAGCAGGTACAGGAGTTCTTGAAAGAGAAGAGCGAGCAACTGCGCCAACGAATCATTGAGAAGAGAGTAGAACTGGATGGGATTACCCTGTTCCGAGTGGAGTTGCCGGTAGGGATGCCCGACGTGGTGAAGGATATTGCTTTCCAGCTGAAAGCGCAGTTCCCCGAGAAAATGCTCTTCGTGGCCGGCGTTCAGTTGAACGGTAAACCATCACTGACGGTGATGTTGAGTGACGACCTGGTCGCGAAAGGGTTGCATGCCGGCAACATGGTGCGAGAGGCGGCGAAGCTGATCCAGGGTGGTGGTGGTGGACAACCCCATTTTGCCACTGCCGGCGGGAAGAACAGTGATGGTCTTCATGCCGCCGTGGATGCAATCGTACAGAAGGTGACGCAAAGCTAA
- a CDS encoding GH92 family glycosyl hydrolase: protein MYLFRNTLLSLLLFLFTLPLMAQEPAERVNPFIGTTNYGTTHPGPVLPHGMMSVAPFNVMGSKENRFDKDKQWWSTPYSYDNCFFTGYSHVNLSGVGCPEMGSLLLMPTSGELNVDYIQYGSGYSDEYASPGYYTNRLTKYGVRTEVTTTERSSIARFTFPEGEGNILLNLGEGLTNESGAWMRRVSDTEVEGMKLLGTFCYNPQAVFPIYFVMRVNKAPQRFGYWKQQREMGVEAQWDSTSGTRKLYTRYTRDIAGDDIGAWFSYELEEGEQVEVQISVSFVSTENARLNLEREQPRFDFDRVRCQARERWNEALSVVTPQGGTDDQQTIFYTALYHSLIHPNLLNDVNGEYPEMEGDAIRHTATSRYTVFSLWDTYRNVHQLLTLLYPGRQLDMVRSLVEMYREGGWLPRWELYSRETLTMEGDPAIPVIVDSWMKGLRDFDVETAWEAMIKSATTPGSDNFIRPDIDDYLAKGYIPLREEYDNSVSHALEYYIADAALGKFAAALGKEKEAEQFSRQSLNYRRYYSPEYGVFRPILPDGTFLTPFNPKQGENFEPVPGFHEGSSWNYSFMVPHDVEGLIRLHGGTRRFVKKLQEVFDDNHYDPTNEPNIAYPYLFSYVKGEAWRTQELTQQLLEAHFKNSPDGLPGNDDTGTMSTWALFTMMGFYPDNATDPSYTLTTPLFDRITLQLDTDYYEGRQLVIETNRPSEGARYIDWIAVDGRPLKGFRISHEELVKAKKIVFHLKAKK, encoded by the coding sequence ATGTATCTGTTCAGAAACACTTTACTATCCTTACTGCTTTTTCTATTCACCCTGCCACTGATGGCGCAGGAGCCGGCAGAGAGGGTCAATCCCTTTATCGGCACTACTAACTATGGCACCACGCATCCCGGCCCGGTACTGCCCCACGGTATGATGTCGGTGGCCCCCTTCAACGTGATGGGATCGAAAGAGAACCGTTTCGACAAGGACAAACAGTGGTGGTCCACCCCCTATTCGTACGACAACTGTTTCTTCACCGGATACTCACACGTCAACCTGAGCGGTGTGGGCTGCCCCGAGATGGGGTCCCTCCTGCTGATGCCTACGAGTGGTGAGTTGAATGTGGACTACATCCAATACGGGAGTGGCTACAGCGATGAGTACGCCTCGCCAGGTTATTACACCAACAGGCTTACGAAGTATGGCGTCAGGACTGAGGTGACGACCACTGAGCGCAGCAGCATCGCCCGCTTCACCTTTCCGGAAGGGGAGGGAAATATCCTGCTCAACCTGGGTGAGGGACTCACAAACGAGTCGGGGGCCTGGATGCGTCGGGTGAGTGATACCGAGGTGGAGGGGATGAAGTTACTGGGCACCTTCTGCTACAACCCACAGGCGGTCTTCCCAATCTACTTCGTGATGCGGGTGAACAAGGCACCACAACGCTTCGGCTACTGGAAACAGCAGCGTGAAATGGGAGTCGAGGCGCAGTGGGATTCTACCAGCGGCACACGAAAACTCTACACCCGCTACACTCGTGACATTGCCGGTGACGACATTGGTGCCTGGTTCAGCTACGAGTTGGAGGAGGGAGAACAGGTGGAGGTGCAGATTAGTGTCTCCTTTGTCAGTACCGAGAATGCACGACTCAACCTGGAGAGAGAACAGCCCCGGTTCGACTTTGACCGTGTTCGTTGTCAGGCGCGCGAAAGATGGAATGAGGCACTCTCGGTGGTAACCCCACAGGGCGGAACAGACGATCAGCAGACAATCTTTTATACGGCACTCTACCATTCACTGATACACCCCAACCTGCTGAATGACGTGAACGGGGAATATCCCGAAATGGAGGGTGATGCTATTCGTCACACGGCGACGAGCCGTTACACCGTCTTCTCTCTGTGGGACACCTACCGCAATGTGCACCAGCTGCTGACACTGCTCTATCCCGGCAGGCAGCTCGACATGGTGCGCTCGTTAGTGGAAATGTACCGTGAAGGTGGTTGGTTACCACGCTGGGAGCTCTACAGTCGTGAGACCCTCACCATGGAAGGCGATCCGGCCATCCCAGTGATCGTGGACAGCTGGATGAAGGGGCTACGAGACTTTGATGTGGAGACCGCTTGGGAGGCGATGATCAAGTCGGCTACCACACCAGGGAGTGATAACTTCATCCGTCCCGACATCGATGATTACCTTGCCAAGGGATATATACCCCTTCGGGAGGAATATGACAATTCGGTATCGCATGCGCTGGAGTATTATATCGCTGATGCTGCCCTGGGCAAGTTTGCTGCGGCACTTGGTAAGGAGAAGGAGGCTGAACAGTTCAGCCGTCAATCACTCAACTATCGCCGCTATTACTCACCCGAATATGGAGTCTTCCGTCCCATCCTGCCGGACGGCACCTTCCTGACCCCTTTCAACCCCAAACAGGGGGAGAACTTTGAGCCGGTGCCAGGCTTCCATGAGGGTAGCTCCTGGAACTACTCCTTCATGGTGCCGCACGATGTGGAGGGACTTATTCGACTGCATGGGGGCACGAGAAGGTTCGTGAAGAAGCTGCAGGAGGTGTTCGACGATAACCACTATGACCCCACCAATGAACCCAATATTGCCTATCCCTACCTTTTCAGCTATGTGAAGGGAGAGGCTTGGCGCACCCAGGAACTCACACAGCAGCTGCTGGAGGCACACTTTAAAAATAGCCCCGACGGACTTCCAGGCAACGATGATACCGGCACCATGTCTACCTGGGCTCTCTTTACCATGATGGGTTTCTACCCCGACAATGCCACTGATCCCTCCTACACGCTCACCACGCCGCTGTTCGATCGGATCACATTGCAGCTGGATACTGATTATTATGAGGGCCGGCAGTTGGTAATCGAGACCAATCGTCCATCAGAGGGAGCACGATACATCGACTGGATTGCAGTCGACGGACGCCCCCTAAAAGGCTTCCGAATCAGCCATGAGGAGTTGGTGAAGGCGAAGAAGATCGTCTTCCATCTGAAGGCGAAGAAATAG
- a CDS encoding 1-acyl-sn-glycerol-3-phosphate acyltransferase, with product MLYRYDFRYSIAKFYFNNALRLNFSKIVFSGRSENVSKHRPVIFAPNHRNALIDALLVVMATYHKKQVVFLARADIFKQKLIAWVLRGMRIMPVFRMRDGKDNLDRNNEVFNNAARILKRNKHLALFPEGVHNPKQSLLPIRKAVPRIVLPTEASTGFTLNSQIVPVSIYYRDIFAFLSEVYITFGTPIEVNQYRDLYNENPVLAVNALRQDLEESLKKMVVNIQSEEYYEEYRRTIDWNGDRLSEELFPGQKDGFLQASLHIVRELDKLQEENQVAFEKKMIQFREASALMNKEGLQSTDRLWRPKTATLLTTRILALLISAPVALIGFLNGFFPILLQKKLQTLFKDKQFVASARYASGLIFVPLFDLLQSLAVRFITGEWLPAIAYFLLMPLTFYFALYWRKWWKQLQRDRKVYRFATQKPEKWQRLLELIRL from the coding sequence ATGTTATACCGTTACGACTTTCGCTACTCGATAGCCAAGTTTTATTTCAACAACGCCCTACGTCTCAACTTTAGCAAGATTGTTTTCTCCGGCAGAAGCGAGAATGTTTCGAAGCATCGGCCGGTGATCTTCGCCCCCAACCACCGTAATGCTTTGATCGACGCCTTGCTGGTGGTGATGGCCACATATCACAAGAAACAAGTGGTCTTCCTGGCGCGTGCCGATATCTTCAAACAGAAGCTGATTGCATGGGTCCTGAGAGGGATGCGCATCATGCCAGTCTTCCGGATGCGTGATGGAAAGGATAACCTGGATAGAAACAACGAAGTTTTCAACAACGCGGCACGCATACTGAAGCGGAACAAACACCTCGCACTCTTCCCAGAGGGTGTGCACAACCCTAAACAGTCGCTACTTCCCATACGAAAGGCGGTGCCTCGTATTGTACTTCCTACTGAGGCTTCAACGGGTTTTACACTGAACAGCCAGATCGTGCCGGTATCAATTTACTACCGCGACATCTTCGCTTTTCTATCTGAGGTCTACATCACCTTCGGAACCCCTATCGAGGTGAATCAATACAGGGATCTCTACAATGAAAACCCTGTACTGGCAGTGAATGCACTGCGACAAGACCTGGAAGAGAGCCTCAAAAAGATGGTGGTGAACATACAGAGTGAAGAGTACTACGAGGAGTATCGCCGCACGATTGACTGGAATGGTGACAGGCTGTCAGAAGAGCTTTTCCCCGGGCAAAAGGATGGTTTCCTACAGGCGTCGCTTCACATCGTGCGGGAGCTTGACAAGCTTCAGGAAGAGAATCAAGTTGCTTTTGAAAAAAAGATGATCCAATTCCGTGAAGCTTCTGCCTTGATGAATAAGGAGGGTTTACAATCAACCGACCGCCTTTGGAGGCCGAAAACAGCAACCCTGTTGACTACCCGCATACTGGCATTGCTCATCTCCGCCCCGGTGGCGCTCATCGGATTCCTCAACGGCTTCTTCCCCATCCTGTTACAGAAGAAACTGCAAACACTTTTCAAGGACAAACAGTTTGTTGCATCAGCACGATATGCTTCAGGACTGATCTTCGTGCCGCTGTTCGACCTGTTGCAGTCGCTTGCCGTACGATTCATCACCGGCGAATGGCTGCCGGCAATTGCCTATTTCCTGTTGATGCCTCTTACTTTCTATTTTGCGCTTTACTGGCGCAAGTGGTGGAAGCAGCTTCAACGCGACCGCAAGGTATATCGTTTTGCCACACAAAAGCCTGAGAAGTGGCAGCGATTGCTGGAATTGATCAGGCTTTAA